One Odocoileus virginianus isolate 20LAN1187 ecotype Illinois chromosome 4, Ovbor_1.2, whole genome shotgun sequence DNA segment encodes these proteins:
- the LOC110149086 gene encoding large ribosomal subunit protein eL42-like, whose product MVNIPKTRRTFCKKCGKHQPHKVTQYKKGRDSLYAQGKWCYDKKQSGYGGQTKPIFRKKAKTTKKIVLRLECIEPNCRSKRMLAIKRCKHFELGGDKKRKGQVIQF is encoded by the coding sequence ATGGTGAACATTCCAAAAACCCGCCGGACTTTCTGTAAGAAGTGTGGGAAGCACCAGCCCCACAAAGTGACACAGTACAAGAAGGGCAGGGATTCTTTATATGCCCAGGGAAAGTGGTGTTATGACAAGAAGCAGAGTGGCTATGGTGGGCAGACTAAGCCGATTTTCCGGAAAAAGGCTAAAACTACAAAGAAGATTGTACTGAGGCTTGAATGCATTGAGCCCAATTGTAGATCGAAGAGAATGCTGGCTATCAAGAGATGCAAGCATTTTGAGTTGGGAGGCGATAAGAAGAGAAAGGGCCAAGTGATCCAATTTTGA